The Equus quagga isolate Etosha38 chromosome 2, UCLA_HA_Equagga_1.0, whole genome shotgun sequence genome has a window encoding:
- the BORCS7 gene encoding BLOC-1-related complex subunit 7 isoform X2 — protein sequence MATGTPDSQARFGQSVKGLLTEKVNACGTDVIALTKQVLKGSRSSELLGQAARNMVLQEDAILHSEDSLRKMAIITTHLQYQQEAIQKK from the exons ATGGCGACTGGGACGCCGGATTCGCAAGCGCGATTCGGTCAGTCCGTAAAGGGGCTTCTCACAGAGAAGGTGAACGCCTGTGGTACTGACGTGATCGCACTCACCAAGCAGGTGTTGAAGGGCTCCCGGAGCTCCGAG cTGCTGGGTCAGGCAGCTCGAAACATGGTACTACAGGAAGATGCCATCTTGCACTCAGAAGAT AGTTTAaggaaaatggcaataataacaaCACATCTTCAATACCA gCAAGAAGCTATTCAGAAGAAGTAA
- the BORCS7 gene encoding BLOC-1-related complex subunit 7 isoform X1: protein MATGTPDSQARFGQSVKGLLTEKVNACGTDVIALTKQVLKGSRSSELLGQAARNMVLQEDAILHSEDSLRKMAIITTHLQYQQEAIQKNVEQSSDLQDQLNHLLK from the exons ATGGCGACTGGGACGCCGGATTCGCAAGCGCGATTCGGTCAGTCCGTAAAGGGGCTTCTCACAGAGAAGGTGAACGCCTGTGGTACTGACGTGATCGCACTCACCAAGCAGGTGTTGAAGGGCTCCCGGAGCTCCGAG cTGCTGGGTCAGGCAGCTCGAAACATGGTACTACAGGAAGATGCCATCTTGCACTCAGAAGAT AGTTTAaggaaaatggcaataataacaaCACATCTTCAATACCA gCAAGAAGCTATTCAGAAGAA TGTTGAGCAGTCATCAGATCTACAGGACCAGTTGAATCATCTGTTGAAATAG